One Syntrophales bacterium DNA window includes the following coding sequences:
- a CDS encoding NAD(P)H-dependent oxidoreductase subunit E — MDPKNPELLSEFSVEQVAKLDALIQSYREKPGALIPLLEEAQVLLEYLPPSVQQRIAARMNLPLSRIYGVVTFYSFFTMKPRGRHILRVCLGTACYVRGGKAVADAVVRELGVAESETTPDRKFTYETVRCVGACGLGPVLIVDKDVHGRMKPSKLKGVLSQYD; from the coding sequence ATGGATCCGAAAAATCCCGAATTGCTCAGTGAATTTAGTGTGGAACAAGTTGCAAAATTGGATGCCCTGATACAGTCTTACAGGGAAAAACCGGGCGCCCTGATCCCCCTGCTTGAGGAGGCGCAAGTGCTCCTCGAATATCTGCCGCCTTCTGTGCAGCAAAGAATCGCCGCCCGAATGAATCTTCCTTTGAGCCGCATTTATGGCGTGGTCACCTTTTATTCCTTTTTTACAATGAAGCCGCGGGGACGGCATATCCTCCGTGTTTGTCTGGGAACGGCCTGTTATGTTCGTGGCGGGAAAGCGGTGGCTGACGCTGTTGTCAGGGAATTAGGCGTAGCGGAATCCGAAACCACGCCTGACCGGAAGTTTACCTATGAAACGGTCCGTTGCGTTGGCGCCTGCGGTCTTGGACCGGTGCTGATCGTTGACAAGGATGTCCATGGCAGGATGAAACCCTCCAAGCTCAAAGGGGTGCTCAGCCAATACGATTAA
- a CDS encoding lysophospholipase yields MNHQESSFKDSGNRQIHYQSWLPEGEIKAVLLVVHGLAEHSGRYMNIVNRFVSLGYAVYAADHPGHGRSAGLRGYIDKFTDYTDTLAEFSRMIGGLQKGKPLFLVGHSMGGLIVSLHLLSHQHELQGAVLSGPGVKVPDNISSLTIFAGKILSTLLPRTGILKLEEAAVSRDIAVVRAYRDDPLVYHGKISARLGAEMLEAMERIEADASRITLPILILQGTADRLVPPSGAQMLYDRVSSADKKLIFYDGLYHEIFNEPEHDRVLSDVEVWLAAHL; encoded by the coding sequence ATGAACCATCAGGAAAGTTCTTTCAAGGACAGCGGCAATCGTCAAATCCACTATCAATCCTGGCTTCCTGAAGGGGAAATAAAAGCCGTGCTTCTCGTGGTTCACGGACTTGCCGAACACAGCGGCCGCTATATGAACATAGTCAATCGCTTTGTTTCGCTTGGTTATGCCGTTTATGCTGCCGATCACCCCGGACATGGTCGTTCCGCCGGTCTGCGCGGCTATATAGACAAATTTACGGATTACACAGACACGCTTGCCGAATTTTCACGGATGATCGGCGGATTGCAAAAAGGCAAACCGCTTTTTCTTGTCGGCCACAGCATGGGCGGACTAATCGTCTCTCTGCACCTGCTTTCCCATCAGCACGAACTACAGGGAGCCGTGCTTTCGGGCCCCGGCGTCAAGGTTCCCGACAACATATCGTCATTAACGATCTTCGCCGGAAAAATTCTGTCCACTCTGTTGCCCCGCACCGGAATTCTCAAACTGGAAGAGGCGGCGGTAAGCAGGGATATTGCCGTTGTGAGGGCTTACCGGGACGATCCGCTGGTTTATCATGGCAAGATTTCGGCGCGGCTGGGCGCAGAGATGCTCGAAGCAATGGAAAGGATTGAAGCTGACGCATCCCGAATAACACTGCCGATATTGATCCTGCAGGGAACCGCAGATCGCCTTGTTCCGCCCTCCGGCGCGCAGATGCTTTATGACCGGGTATCCTCTGCCGACAAAAAATTGATCTTCTACGACGGGCTGTACCACGAGATTTTCAACGAGCCGGAACACGACCGCGTTTTATCCGATGTGGAAGTCTGGCTTGCAGCACACCTGTGA
- the miaB gene encoding tRNA (N6-isopentenyl adenosine(37)-C2)-methylthiotransferase MiaB — protein sequence MEEKKLYIQTLGCQMNVQDAQKMAFLMKESGYIMTDNPGDADLIVINTCSVREKADQKAYSLIGRFRELKEEKPELIIGVAGCLAQQQGDHFFKMFPCLDMVVGTNQIDRLPAIVSSVERSRLRFADTAFSNYVRSLDIPAQPLAGEVSAFVTIMQGCNNFCAYCVVPFLRGREQSRPLADIVKEVEELMGQGIQEVTLLGQNVNSYGKTLPDKPDFAKLLQAIGDIPGIRRIRFTTSHPKDLSEGLIAAFGNVSALCEHIHLPLQAGSNHILRLMKRGYTVEDYKEKVAALRKAVPGISITSDIIVGFPGEEEEDFEQTLQVMRDVRFDNLFSFQYSKREHTPAVALEGHLAERIKRERLKKLQKLQEGHTLEKNLALIGKSEEILVEGRSRKTGSEMMGRTRTNRIVNFPGNPELLGKAVRVRIVDAYLHSLRGEME from the coding sequence TTGGAAGAGAAAAAACTATATATTCAGACATTGGGATGCCAGATGAATGTGCAGGATGCGCAGAAGATGGCGTTTTTGATGAAAGAATCCGGGTACATAATGACCGACAATCCCGGGGATGCAGATCTGATTGTCATCAACACCTGCAGTGTCCGGGAGAAGGCCGACCAGAAGGCGTACAGCCTGATTGGGCGGTTTCGGGAGCTTAAGGAGGAAAAACCTGAGCTTATCATTGGCGTAGCCGGGTGTCTGGCCCAGCAGCAGGGAGATCATTTTTTCAAAATGTTCCCCTGTCTGGACATGGTCGTAGGGACGAACCAGATTGACAGGCTGCCCGCAATAGTCTCCTCTGTGGAACGCTCCCGACTCCGATTTGCCGACACGGCATTTTCCAATTATGTGCGCTCTCTGGATATACCGGCGCAACCCCTTGCCGGCGAGGTCAGTGCCTTTGTCACGATCATGCAGGGGTGCAACAACTTCTGCGCATATTGCGTTGTCCCGTTTTTGCGGGGGAGGGAGCAAAGCCGGCCGCTTGCCGATATCGTCAAAGAGGTGGAAGAATTAATGGGGCAGGGGATACAGGAGGTTACGCTTCTGGGCCAGAACGTGAACTCGTACGGCAAGACCCTGCCCGATAAGCCTGATTTTGCCAAATTGCTTCAGGCTATTGGCGATATCCCGGGGATAAGGAGGATTCGTTTTACCACCTCTCATCCCAAGGATTTGTCGGAGGGATTGATCGCGGCGTTTGGCAATGTTTCCGCCTTGTGCGAACATATCCATCTGCCCCTTCAGGCGGGGTCTAACCATATTCTCCGGCTGATGAAACGCGGATATACGGTGGAAGATTACAAGGAAAAAGTGGCAGCCCTGAGAAAGGCTGTGCCGGGAATAAGCATTACCTCCGATATTATTGTGGGATTTCCCGGGGAGGAGGAGGAGGATTTTGAGCAGACCCTCCAGGTGATGCGGGATGTTCGTTTTGACAACCTTTTTTCCTTCCAGTATTCCAAACGGGAGCATACGCCGGCAGTAGCGCTGGAGGGACATCTTGCAGAAAGGATAAAAAGGGAACGTTTGAAAAAGTTGCAGAAACTTCAGGAAGGTCATACACTGGAAAAGAATCTTGCGCTCATCGGCAAAAGCGAAGAGATCCTCGTCGAGGGGCGCAGTCGAAAAACGGGCAGCGAGATGATGGGGCGCACGCGCACCAACCGGATCGTTAATTTCCCCGGCAATCCCGAGCTTCTCGGGAAAGCGGTCCGTGTCAGGATTGTTGATGCCTACCTGCATTCCCTGAGGGGAGAGATGGAGTAA
- a CDS encoding bifunctional nuclease family protein produces the protein MEQHVFIEMKVSGLTIDPITNTPIVILKDLEGKKAVPIWIGIFEASAIATEMEKIKFPRPMTHDLLNDIIKLMKGEVLRVEIPDLRNNTFFANIHLLWEGKIIVVDARPSDAIAVALRAGASIFIDEKVIEKSRNVDFGAKHSDIGSLDKEKLEEFLENLSPEDFGKYKM, from the coding sequence ATGGAACAGCATGTTTTTATTGAGATGAAGGTGTCGGGACTGACTATCGATCCGATCACGAACACCCCGATTGTAATCTTAAAGGACCTTGAGGGGAAAAAGGCGGTTCCCATCTGGATCGGAATATTTGAAGCAAGCGCGATCGCGACGGAGATGGAAAAGATCAAATTTCCCCGTCCGATGACCCATGATCTGTTGAACGATATAATAAAGTTAATGAAAGGCGAGGTGTTACGCGTGGAAATACCGGATCTGCGCAACAACACCTTTTTTGCCAATATTCATCTGCTTTGGGAAGGGAAGATCATAGTTGTGGATGCCCGCCCGAGCGACGCTATTGCCGTTGCCCTGCGGGCGGGGGCTTCGATTTTCATTGATGAGAAGGTTATTGAAAAATCCCGGAATGTTGACTTCGGCGCCAAGCATTCCGATATCGGCAGCCTGGATAAGGAAAAACTCGAGGAATTTCTCGAAAACCTTTCGCCGGAAGATTTCGGAAAATACAAGATGTGA
- a CDS encoding tyrosine recombinase XerC, with translation MSSLKKAIADFGRHISVERNLSGHTVEAYLADLKQFQEFLMTRGSAGAEDDDIPEDIVLIRSFLVSLYRSKMRKITVSRKIASLRSFYRYLLREGSVKLNPAELLQLPRCEKYIPAVLSVDETLALLSVDFSKNAAGSRNRAIMELFYSSGIRLGELVGMNVDDLRFSECLVKVRGKGKKERIVPVGASALAALKDYLQMRSEFVRAASDKMDGEPLFLNARGTRIGPRDVARVVEWVVLQSGIGRKISPHSLRHTFATHLLDAGADLRSIQEMLGHSSLSTTQKYTSVSVSRLMEIYDKAHPRAKDMGKEIEG, from the coding sequence GTGTCGTCTCTGAAAAAGGCCATTGCCGATTTTGGCCGGCATATTAGCGTGGAGAGAAACCTGTCCGGGCACACTGTGGAGGCTTATCTGGCCGACCTTAAGCAGTTTCAGGAATTCCTTATGACAAGGGGTTCCGCCGGCGCGGAAGACGACGATATTCCCGAGGATATTGTTCTGATTCGTTCCTTTCTCGTTTCACTGTATCGCAGTAAAATGAGGAAGATAACCGTTTCACGCAAGATCGCTTCCTTACGTTCTTTTTATCGTTACCTGTTGCGCGAGGGTTCAGTGAAGCTTAATCCGGCTGAACTCCTGCAATTGCCCCGGTGTGAGAAATACATACCGGCAGTCCTGTCGGTGGATGAAACGCTGGCGCTGCTCAGCGTAGATTTTTCGAAAAACGCAGCAGGAAGCAGAAACCGGGCCATCATGGAGCTCTTCTATTCCTCCGGCATCAGACTCGGAGAGCTTGTCGGCATGAACGTCGATGACCTGAGATTCAGCGAATGCCTGGTTAAGGTGAGGGGAAAAGGTAAAAAGGAGCGGATCGTTCCAGTAGGCGCTTCGGCTTTGGCCGCGCTCAAGGATTACCTCCAAATGAGGTCGGAGTTTGTCAGGGCAGCCTCCGATAAAATGGACGGGGAACCGCTTTTTTTGAATGCCAGAGGAACGCGAATTGGGCCCCGGGACGTGGCACGGGTGGTAGAATGGGTTGTTCTGCAAAGCGGCATCGGCAGGAAGATAAGCCCTCATTCCCTGCGGCATACATTTGCCACCCATCTTCTTGATGCCGGCGCGGATCTACGGTCGATCCAGGAGATGCTCGGGCACAGCAGCTTATCGACGACGCAGAAATACACGTCGGTCAGTGTCAGCCGCCTGATGGAGATTTATGACAAGGCTCATCCAAGAGCCAAAGATATGGGCAAAGAAATAGAGGGATAA
- the hslV gene encoding ATP-dependent protease subunit HslV, producing the protein MNIRGTTILAVKHRGKVTVAGDGQVTLDTTVMKHGARKVRRLYHDQVIVGFAGATADAFTLFERFEQKLEQYKGNLVRAAVELTKDWRTDRVLRHLEALMIAVSRDSFLIISGNGDVIESDDNVMAIGSGGPYALAAARAMVRYSELTATEIARESVKIASEICIYTNDHITTEEIDLEDDNEYKPIKGKEKDKNGAK; encoded by the coding sequence ATGAATATTCGTGGAACAACAATTCTTGCCGTCAAACATCGGGGCAAGGTCACCGTGGCCGGCGACGGTCAGGTTACGCTCGACACGACGGTTATGAAACACGGGGCAAGAAAGGTGCGCAGGCTTTACCATGACCAGGTTATTGTCGGATTTGCCGGGGCAACGGCTGACGCCTTCACGCTGTTCGAGCGATTTGAACAGAAGCTCGAACAGTACAAGGGAAATCTGGTCAGGGCTGCCGTCGAACTGACCAAGGACTGGAGAACCGATCGGGTGCTCAGGCATCTTGAGGCATTGATGATCGCGGTCAGTCGCGATTCCTTCCTGATTATTTCGGGAAACGGCGATGTTATTGAATCCGACGATAATGTGATGGCGATTGGGTCCGGAGGACCTTATGCATTGGCAGCGGCGCGGGCGATGGTTCGTTATTCGGAGCTGACGGCGACGGAAATTGCCCGGGAGTCAGTCAAGATTGCCTCCGAGATCTGCATCTACACCAATGACCATATCACTACGGAAGAGATAGATTTAGAGGACGACAACGAATATAAACCCATAAAAGGCAAGGAAAAAGACAAAAATGGCGCAAAATGA
- the hslU gene encoding ATP-dependent protease ATPase subunit HslU, which yields MAQNDLTPRKIVERLDQYIIGQHEAKRAVAIALRNRWRRQNVPEEMKEEISPKNIIMIGPTGVGKTEIARRLAKLDNSPFIKVEASKFTEVGYVGRDVESMIRDLLEQAIGMVKEEEQQRVISKASELAEERLLDILLPSKPADDRVVEMVPAEGQTSEPGTRVLEAETTREKLRRYLRDGQMDERFVEIEITESRSGPMVEIFSASGMEDMGLNIKDMLGNIFPQKKKKQRMKVKEALEKLVEEEAQRLVDMEKVTKTAIERVEQTGIVFLDEIDKIVGDDGAHGPDVSREGVQRDLLPIVEGSTVSTRYGIVRTDHILFIAAGAFSSTKPSDLIPELQGRFPIRVELDSLGKEEFIRILTEPHNALVKQYTELMATEGVTLVFKEDAIAAIAETATLVNDRAENIGARRLHTIMESLLDKISFDAPEMNAQEVVIDADYVAEQLDEIVEDEDLSRYIL from the coding sequence ATGGCGCAAAATGATTTGACTCCCAGAAAAATTGTCGAAAGACTTGATCAGTATATTATAGGCCAGCACGAGGCGAAGCGGGCGGTGGCGATAGCGCTTAGAAACCGCTGGCGGCGGCAGAATGTCCCGGAAGAGATGAAAGAGGAGATATCTCCGAAAAATATCATCATGATCGGCCCGACCGGCGTAGGCAAAACTGAAATCGCCCGGCGGCTCGCGAAATTAGACAATTCCCCGTTCATCAAGGTGGAGGCTTCCAAATTCACGGAAGTAGGCTATGTGGGGCGGGACGTGGAATCGATGATCCGTGATTTGCTGGAGCAGGCGATCGGGATGGTAAAGGAAGAGGAACAGCAGCGGGTTATCTCCAAGGCCTCTGAACTTGCCGAAGAGCGCCTGCTCGACATCCTGCTGCCCAGTAAACCGGCCGACGACAGGGTTGTGGAAATGGTTCCCGCAGAAGGTCAGACGTCGGAGCCAGGGACACGCGTTCTTGAAGCTGAAACAACCAGAGAGAAGCTGCGCCGGTATCTGCGCGATGGCCAGATGGACGAACGTTTTGTCGAAATAGAGATAACGGAATCCCGCAGCGGCCCGATGGTGGAAATATTCTCGGCCTCCGGCATGGAGGATATGGGATTGAATATCAAGGACATGCTCGGCAATATCTTCCCGCAGAAGAAGAAAAAACAGCGGATGAAGGTGAAAGAAGCCTTGGAGAAGCTGGTGGAAGAGGAGGCGCAGCGGCTCGTGGACATGGAGAAGGTCACCAAAACGGCGATTGAACGCGTGGAACAGACGGGGATTGTCTTTCTCGACGAGATCGACAAAATCGTCGGCGACGACGGAGCGCACGGGCCGGATGTATCGAGGGAAGGCGTCCAGCGCGATCTGCTGCCAATCGTTGAGGGTTCGACGGTGAGTACCCGCTATGGGATTGTCCGCACCGATCATATCCTGTTCATTGCCGCGGGCGCCTTCAGCTCTACAAAACCATCCGACCTGATCCCGGAGCTGCAAGGGCGCTTCCCCATTCGTGTGGAACTCGATTCGCTCGGCAAGGAAGAATTCATTCGGATACTAACGGAGCCGCATAACGCCCTTGTCAAGCAATATACGGAACTTATGGCAACCGAGGGGGTAACCCTTGTCTTCAAGGAAGACGCAATTGCCGCGATCGCCGAAACCGCGACACTGGTGAATGACCGCGCCGAAAATATCGGGGCGCGTCGTCTCCATACAATCATGGAGAGCCTCCTCGACAAGATATCCTTTGATGCCCCGGAGATGAATGCGCAGGAAGTAGTGATAGATGCCGATTACGTCGCCGAGCAGTTAGACGAAATTGTTGAAGATGAGGATCTGAGCCGTTATATTTTGTGA
- the argB gene encoding acetylglutamate kinase yields MEDMTEFVERANILVEALPYIRRFFNRTVVIKYGGHAMVDEELKDNFARDVLLMKYIGIHPVVVHGGGPQIGSVLKKLGKESQFIQGMRVTDEETMDIVEMVLVGKVNKEIVGLINRHGGRAVGLSGKDANLIRAEKYLLSADKAKATPSEIIDLGLVGKVKEVNASILNTLMNDGIIPVIAPTGIGENGETYNINADLVAGAVASALGAEKLILLTDVPGVLDRDKNLIHTMNKGMARQMIEDGTIAGGMYPKIKCCLKALDTGVGKTHILDGRVKHTILLEMFTDQGIGTEIVI; encoded by the coding sequence ATGGAAGATATGACTGAATTTGTGGAGAGGGCCAATATCCTGGTTGAGGCACTTCCCTATATACGCCGTTTCTTTAACCGGACGGTTGTTATAAAGTATGGCGGGCACGCGATGGTTGACGAGGAACTGAAGGATAATTTCGCCCGCGATGTGCTTTTGATGAAGTACATAGGCATCCATCCGGTTGTTGTGCATGGCGGCGGACCGCAAATCGGCAGCGTTCTTAAAAAGCTGGGGAAGGAATCGCAGTTCATCCAGGGGATGCGGGTTACCGATGAAGAGACAATGGATATTGTCGAGATGGTGCTTGTCGGGAAGGTGAACAAGGAAATAGTCGGCTTGATTAACCGGCATGGCGGGCGGGCAGTGGGCCTAAGCGGCAAGGACGCAAACCTGATTCGTGCGGAGAAATATCTCCTCAGCGCCGACAAGGCAAAAGCTACGCCTTCGGAAATAATTGACCTCGGTCTGGTCGGCAAGGTCAAAGAGGTAAACGCCTCTATTCTCAACACGCTTATGAATGACGGGATAATTCCTGTTATCGCGCCCACAGGGATAGGTGAAAATGGGGAGACCTACAATATCAACGCCGATCTGGTGGCCGGCGCGGTTGCATCGGCCCTCGGCGCCGAAAAACTTATTTTGCTTACGGATGTGCCCGGTGTTCTCGATCGGGATAAAAACCTTATTCACACGATGAATAAAGGCATGGCAAGGCAGATGATTGAGGACGGAACAATCGCCGGCGGCATGTACCCCAAGATCAAGTGCTGTCTCAAGGCTCTGGATACCGGGGTAGGCAAGACCCACATTCTCGATGGACGCGTCAAACACACGATTCTTCTGGAGATGTTCACAGATCAGGGGATCGGGACGGAGATCGTAATATAG
- a CDS encoding acetylornithine transaminase: MKKEEWIELSDKYIMPNYKRFPVVITRGLGVHLWDSEGRSYLDLVAGIAVCALGHSHPRVVAAIKEQVENLTHISNYYHIAPQILLATLLVENSPLDKVFFCNSGAEANEAAIKLARRYAFEHMNGKNEFITMRNSFHGRTLATVTATGQENLQAGFGPLPEGFHYVPYNDLPALDAAITDKTCGVIVEPIQGEGGVIIPDPGYLQGIRKSCDEHGILMIADEIQTGMGRTGMLFACDHEDVVPDLMTLAKALGNGFPIGALLAKEHIAAAFVPGSHGSTFGGNPLACAAALAAVQTILEEGVVDNSRVVGEYFLAQLAKLKDKYPVIREVRGKGLMIGVELASPGAGLVLKCMEKGLLINCTNGNILRFVPPLIITEYDVDRALQILDEALGEQ; the protein is encoded by the coding sequence ATGAAAAAAGAAGAATGGATCGAGCTGTCCGACAAATACATAATGCCCAACTACAAGCGGTTTCCTGTTGTCATTACCAGGGGATTGGGTGTTCACCTCTGGGACAGCGAAGGTCGTTCGTATCTCGACCTCGTCGCCGGGATTGCCGTTTGCGCCCTGGGCCATTCCCATCCCCGGGTTGTGGCGGCGATTAAGGAGCAAGTGGAAAATCTTACTCATATTTCCAACTACTATCATATCGCTCCCCAGATTCTGCTGGCCACCCTGCTTGTAGAGAATTCCCCGCTGGATAAGGTATTTTTCTGTAACAGCGGCGCGGAGGCCAACGAAGCGGCGATAAAGCTTGCCAGAAGATACGCATTTGAGCATATGAATGGCAAAAACGAGTTCATCACCATGCGCAACTCCTTTCACGGCCGGACGCTTGCTACTGTCACGGCAACCGGCCAGGAGAATTTACAGGCAGGATTCGGTCCTCTCCCCGAGGGTTTCCATTATGTCCCCTACAATGATCTTCCCGCCTTGGATGCCGCAATCACCGATAAGACCTGCGGAGTAATCGTCGAACCGATTCAGGGGGAGGGGGGGGTTATAATTCCCGATCCCGGGTATCTGCAAGGGATTCGGAAAAGCTGCGATGAACATGGCATTTTGATGATTGCCGATGAAATCCAGACTGGCATGGGCCGGACGGGGATGCTTTTTGCCTGCGATCATGAGGATGTTGTCCCTGATCTGATGACCCTTGCCAAGGCGCTGGGAAACGGTTTTCCGATCGGGGCGCTTCTCGCCAAGGAGCACATTGCCGCGGCGTTTGTCCCGGGAAGTCATGGTTCGACATTCGGCGGGAACCCGCTGGCCTGCGCGGCCGCCCTGGCCGCGGTGCAGACGATCCTGGAGGAAGGGGTTGTCGATAACAGTCGCGTTGTCGGCGAGTATTTTCTCGCCCAGCTTGCTAAGCTGAAAGACAAGTATCCGGTTATTCGCGAGGTGCGGGGCAAGGGGCTAATGATCGGCGTTGAGCTTGCCTCTCCCGGCGCGGGGCTGGTGCTGAAATGCATGGAGAAGGGGCTTCTTATTAACTGTACAAACGGCAATATACTGCGTTTTGTGCCGCCGTTGATTATTACCGAATACGATGTGGATCGGGCTTTGCAAATATTAGATGAGGCGTTGGGGGAACAATGA
- the argF gene encoding ornithine carbamoyltransferase — MKKDLISGYDLEKNDYDAIFEGAGRLKKLLRAGKSAEPLKGKTLGMIFDKSSTRTRISFEVGMYQLGGNALFLSGRDIQIGRGETIADTARIMSRYLDGVMIRTYSHQAVEEFARFATIPVINGLTDLLHPCQILTDLFTIIEKRGGYEGLKIAYVGDGNNIANSWIVAASKLPFRLDLACPDGYDPDPVILERAKAEAPLGVNLHREPALAVRNADVIYTDTWVSMGQEEQREEKIKKFHAFQVSQELVEKAGKDVIVMHCLPAHRGEEIAAEVIDGPRSVVFDEAENRLHVQKAIMEILMQ; from the coding sequence ATGAAAAAGGATTTGATAAGCGGTTATGACCTGGAGAAAAATGATTACGATGCCATTTTTGAGGGCGCCGGTCGGCTGAAGAAACTGTTGCGAGCCGGAAAATCAGCAGAGCCGCTGAAGGGTAAGACGCTGGGGATGATTTTTGACAAATCATCGACGCGCACGAGGATATCCTTTGAAGTAGGCATGTATCAGTTAGGGGGAAACGCTTTATTTCTGAGCGGTCGCGATATTCAGATCGGGCGGGGGGAGACGATCGCCGATACGGCGCGGATAATGTCGCGCTACCTCGACGGGGTGATGATCCGCACCTATTCTCACCAGGCGGTAGAGGAATTTGCCCGGTTTGCGACAATCCCGGTTATCAACGGCCTCACGGACCTGCTTCACCCCTGTCAGATTTTGACGGATCTCTTCACGATTATAGAGAAGCGGGGAGGGTATGAAGGGCTGAAAATCGCCTATGTCGGGGATGGGAACAATATCGCCAACTCCTGGATAGTTGCGGCGTCAAAGCTTCCCTTTCGCCTTGACCTGGCCTGTCCTGACGGGTATGATCCGGATCCTGTCATTCTGGAAAGGGCAAAAGCCGAGGCGCCGCTCGGGGTTAATCTGCACAGGGAGCCGGCTCTGGCCGTGCGCAATGCCGACGTCATTTATACCGATACCTGGGTGAGCATGGGGCAGGAGGAACAAAGGGAAGAAAAGATTAAAAAATTTCACGCCTTTCAGGTTAGTCAGGAACTTGTGGAGAAAGCCGGGAAGGATGTTATTGTGATGCATTGCCTGCCCGCGCACCGGGGTGAGGAGATTGCCGCGGAGGTTATCGACGGTCCCCGTTCTGTTGTCTTTGACGAGGCGGAAAACCGGCTGCACGTCCAGAAGGCGATAATGGAAATATTGATGCAATAA
- a CDS encoding argininosuccinate synthase yields the protein MSEVKRVVLAYSGGLDTSVILKWLLETYHCEVICFAADVGQKEELSGLQEKALNTGASKIYIDDLKEEFTRDFVFPALRANAIYEGTYLLGTSLARPLIAKRQLEIAKLEGADAVCHGATGKGNDQVRFELTYLSLNPAINIIAAWRDDNWKFDSRSSMLDYAEKNNIPLPLTREKPYSSDRNLLHISHEGGILEDPWAEPNEDMFVLSVSPEKAPDRPTYIEIAFENGIPVSVDGVIMQPAVLLDHLNEIAGKNGIGRVDMVENRFVGMKSRGVYETPGGTVLWAAHRAVESIAMDREVMMMRDSLTPKYAQLVYNGFWFSPEMKVLQRFIDETQEHVTGTARLKLYKGNCIVVGRKSPFSLYSEDVATFEKDRVYNQKDATGFIRLNALRLKIMAAMNARVQI from the coding sequence GTGAGCGAAGTGAAAAGGGTTGTTCTTGCCTATTCGGGTGGGCTTGATACTTCTGTCATTCTGAAATGGCTGCTTGAGACATACCACTGCGAGGTGATCTGCTTTGCCGCAGATGTCGGGCAGAAGGAAGAGTTGTCCGGGCTTCAGGAAAAGGCGCTCAATACCGGCGCTTCAAAGATATATATTGACGATCTCAAAGAGGAATTCACGCGGGACTTCGTTTTCCCGGCCCTCCGGGCGAATGCCATCTACGAGGGAACATATCTGCTGGGAACATCGCTGGCCCGGCCGCTGATCGCCAAAAGACAGCTTGAGATTGCCAAGCTGGAGGGCGCGGATGCGGTTTGTCACGGGGCCACCGGGAAGGGCAACGATCAGGTTCGTTTTGAGCTGACCTATCTGTCGCTGAACCCGGCAATCAATATTATTGCCGCCTGGCGGGACGATAACTGGAAGTTTGATTCCCGCTCATCGATGCTTGATTACGCGGAAAAAAACAATATACCTCTGCCTCTCACGAGGGAGAAACCCTACAGCAGCGACCGCAATCTGCTCCACATCTCCCATGAAGGCGGAATTCTGGAGGACCCCTGGGCGGAGCCGAATGAAGACATGTTTGTGCTGAGCGTTTCCCCGGAAAAAGCCCCGGACCGGCCGACCTATATCGAGATCGCCTTCGAAAACGGGATTCCTGTTTCCGTGGACGGGGTGATTATGCAGCCTGCCGTTCTTCTCGATCATCTCAATGAAATCGCAGGTAAAAACGGGATCGGCCGCGTTGATATGGTGGAGAACCGCTTTGTCGGTATGAAATCGCGCGGGGTTTACGAGACCCCGGGGGGAACGGTTCTCTGGGCGGCTCATCGCGCTGTGGAATCTATCGCCATGGATCGCGAGGTGATGATGATGCGCGATTCGCTCACTCCCAAATATGCGCAACTTGTTTATAACGGCTTCTGGTTTTCTCCGGAAATGAAGGTTCTGCAGCGCTTCATAGACGAAACCCAGGAGCATGTAACCGGGACAGCCCGCCTTAAGCTCTACAAGGGAAACTGCATTGTGGTCGGCAGGAAATCGCCCTTTTCCCTTTACAGTGAGGATGTTGCAACATTTGAAAAAGACAGGGTTTATAACCAGAAAGACGCAACCGGATTCATTCGCCTCAATGCCCTGCGTCTGAAGATAATGGCGGCGATGAACGCACGCGTTCAGATTTGA